The genomic segment AGGCAATCCAGCTCAACGTAAAACTCGCCATCGCGCCATGGCTCAGCTGCGGAATCTGTGCCGTTCCGCCTGCCACCGGAAAAAGAACGGACAATTCTGCAAAGGTGAAGGCAATCACCGCCGTGGCGATACCGCCAATCAACCAGGCTATGAGCGCGCCGGCACCTGCGATTTTAGCGGCGTACAACGGCGCGAACAACCAGGCGGAACCCAGCATGCCGTTGATACTGAGCATTAAGAGGTGCATGGGAGTAAAACGCCGGTGCAATTTCATGAAGCTCTCCGTCCATTGTTGTCAAGAAAAAGTAAAGCTTCCTTTTTCACACTAGCGCATCCACCAGTGCCTGTCTATAATGGGCAAGCCCTGCCGGTTATACCGCGCATCACTCTGCAGGAAGTATTCATGATTCAAGTTACCGTTACACTCATTAACGTTCTCGGCCTGCATGCAAGGGCCTCGGCAAAATTTGTAGCAACTGCCGCGCGCTTTCAGAGCAGCATCGAAATCCGCCGCGGCAGTCAGTGCGTGAACGGCAAAAGCATCATGGGCGTAATGATGCTCGCAGCCCCCTGCGGCAGTGAGCTGCTGCTTGAAATCGAAGGGCCTGATGAGGAAGCGATGGAAAAAGCCATCGTAGCACTGATTAACAACCGCTTTGGCGAAGCTGAATAGGGCGTGTCCTCATTTCATGATGTGAAGCGAAAATGCCCCTCAAAGCTCCGCGTTTGCAGCTATATTATGGAATGAGGACACGCCCTGGTAAAACCGGGGTGGTTACACCCCGGCAGGCTTATTGACGGTGCAGTGTGCATTCAAGGTCTGCCGCTTCGTCAGCAGGCGCGAGTCCCGGCAGCGTAAGGGTATAACCTCGTATGTTTAATGCCTCTTTTTCAAGGGCAAACGTAAAGTGATTAACACCGAGGTCAAAAGCCGTGCTTTCATGACTGTATGGTTCGCCATTTTCCTTGCTGAGCGCTACATTTCTAAACACAATCCGGGTCATGTCAGCATTCCACTCAACCGCAGTATGGTTTACCACACTCTGGTAAGTGTCGGTCGTGGCACGGGTATCAAGCTTGCCTATTCCATATTCCACCCCGTCAATACGCAGATAGCTGGCTGTATTAACAAGTGCTAAATCGAGGGGAAAGCGAAATCCCATATACGCACAAAAGCCCGTCCAGTTACCGGAGAAATCGGTGAAGTCCCCTCTGGCGGCCTGTGAGGGTGCCGCTTTATGCGCCTGCTGCATCGCGCTTTTCGGAAAAAGCTTTTGCACAATGTCTGACGCAAAAACCGGCGCTGCCACGAGATTGCAGGCCAGCAGAGCGCAAATAATCCGGTTGGTTTTCATGGTGACTCCCTGTGGTGATTAAAACATTACAGTTTATTGCCGCGACGGTTTCGCGAACGCGCGGCACGGCGCACGCGCTGGATGGCAACCAGCGTCTGAATGGGGCCTGACATCGCATACAGACCAAAGCCTGACAGAAGCACAAGTGCTGGATGTGAGGCAATGGCGATAAAGAGAATCACCATTACGAGCACATGCAAAAAGGGCACTCGCCCGCGAAAATCGACATCCTTGAAACTGTAGTAACGCACATTGCTTACCATGAGAAGTGCAATGAGCACGGCGATAACCGCCACAAACACCGTAACACCAAATCCCTGAAAATTATTTTCCTGACACACCCACACCAGTGACGCAGTGACTGCGGCTGCCGGCGGGCAGGCAAGCCCCTGAAAATAGCGTTTATCAGCGGTTTCAAGCTGCGTATTAAAGCGCGCAAGGCGCAGCGCAACTGCCGCCGTGTATAAAAATGCCACCAGCCAGCCGAGCTTGCCGAGCTGATTGAGAAACGCACTGTACATCAAGATAGGTGGCGCCACACCAAAGGTCACCATGTCAGACAGGCTGTCATACTGAGCGCCAAACGCGGACTGGGTGTTCGTCAGGCGCGCGATGCGGCCATCCAGACCATCAGCCACCATGCCGATGAAGATGGCGACAATGGCCGGTTCATACTGCCCCTTAAGCGAGGCGACCAACGAATAAAACGCGGCGAACAGGCTCGCTGTTGTAAACAGATTGGGCAGAAGATACACGCCGGTATGGCTGTCTCTGGACGGTTTCACAAAGCGCTCCCACTATTTCTGTTCAAATTCCCGCGTATCCTACCATGCGAAGCGACAGGCTGTCAGGTATCGGGCATATCAGGGCGTATCCTTCTTTTAGAATGTGGCTCCAGACACGTTTAATTTTTTGAAAAATGCCCGACCTGCGCTCAATAATGTTTTTTTGAGAACTTAATGGATGAATTGCGTGTTTTACGTTATAATTTTAATCATTTTAGTTTATCAAGATTCAGTGCATGCATAAAATAGCCATACGCATTCGCGGCAACGTTTTGGATATAAACCGCGATGAAGTTAACGAGTACTGGCAGCTTGCCAGACGCCTGGAGCATGCCTTTGGCATTAATGCGCGCTCTATTGTAAATTTCTATGCAGCGTACTCCTCAGAACCAATAACAGGGGCACTGCCGAAGAATCTCTTGGGAGAGCTTCGCGCTGGTATCGCCCCATATATTTCAAGCACTGATTCAGACTTCCTGGCCGTTACCCCTCCAAAAAAATTCGATTTATCGCTGACTTATGAACAAAAAAGCAGCGAGTCAACCTATTCTCACGAACCACGCGGCAGCTTGAGTGTGGCGAGACTGCTTGCCGGGAAACCCTGCTTTGTAACGCCTCATCCACGCAGTCAGATAAAAAAACAACGCATCCTCTTTCATGACTGGTCTGCTGCAGGCTGGAGTGTGAACCGTGCCACACAGGTCACCCGACTTGCCAGTCAGCTGCTGAAAGAAGGCTATTCCCTCTTTGTGTTTCATGAGAACACGATACAACCGGTCACAAGCGGTAAAACGCTTGTTATGAGGCTCCGGGAAAACTGCCGCGTCCTGACGGAAGAAACACTGTATCGCGCGGCCGCTAAAATAAAAATTCCACGCGATGAGCTGCATATTCTCGATTATCACGGGCTTAATGCGATAATCGACGGAAGCGCTTCTATACAAAAAACACTGGAAACAGGTGACTGGTGGCACAACCTTGAGTCTGATAAACGCCAGGCGCTGGTAAGTGACCTGCAAAACACTCACCTCCCTTTTGAGGCCATCATCTGCAATACGTTTCCGGACGATATCAGCATGGCCAAAGTGCTGCAGCAATCCCTTCACCTGCCGATAGTCTGGCGTTTTGGCACGGTTAATCTGGATGCCGGTTTACTGGATGAGCTTATTCATGCGCAAACCGCCACGCGGGACGAGATAGCTTTAAACCGTTCTCATTTCGAACAGGTAACATCATTAACCCTGCACCCTTGCGGTAAGCGTTTTTTGCTCCCACAAGGCGCTGGCAGGGTTTTGCAGTCCTTCACGGCACTAAAATCGTTAAGCCTTGAACATGCGGACGGCACCTTTCACTTGAGAGGCGAAATTACGTTCCCACATCTTGAAACACTGAGTGTGTCAGGGTCAGATATCGATAACGAAACGCTTGAGGAATTACTCAGAAAAACCCCAAACCTCAAGCATCTTGCACTTGAAGGCTGTAATGCCATTAAATGGGAGTCTCTGGACTATTCACTCTTTGCCAATCTTGAGTCGCTCAACATGGATGGGCACAACAGCCTGAATGATTTGCTGGAGTCTGCGCAAAAACTGAAAACCATCAACCTCTCTCTTGGTAACCCCTATAAGACGCTTACACAAGCGCCAGTAAACCTGAGGCAGGTTGAAAATCTGAGCCTGAATGGCGGACCGATTCATGGTAGAGACCTCGAGGATATCCTCGCATATGCTGAACGCCTCTCCTGCCTCACTTTTGTTGATGCCCCCATTGCGGGATATCTGTTATCAAACCTCCCTTTGCCTTCACTCGAATGCCTTGTGTTTGAAAGTTTTAGCACCAACTCGAGATATGAATTCAAAGCGATATCCTCTTTACTGATGAACTCCCCAAAGCTGAAAGTACTTGATCTGGGAGGGGCTAAATTTGGCACTTCAAGGGTGCTGATGAGCGGTTCACTGCCCGCCCTTGAAACACTAAAGCTTTGCCACTCCCCCATCACCAGCGCAAGTCTTCAGGGCTTGCTGCACAATGCGAAAAACCTGAAATACCTTGATGTCTCTTTCTGCGAAAATATCACAGAGGATTTTTCCTGCAGTGAGCTCCCTGCACTGAAAACACTGAAACTTGGCTTCACAACTATTAGCAGCCAAAGCCTTCAAGGCTTGCTGCACAATGCCAGAAACCTGAAAGACCTTGATGCCTCTGGCTGCAAAAATATCACAGCGGATTTTTCCTGTCCTGAACTCGCTGCACTTGTAAAACTAAATCTTCAAATTTCGTCTATTACCAGCCAAAGCCTTCAAGGCCTGCTGCACAATGCCAGAAACCTGAAAGACCTTGATGCCTGTGGCTGTAACAATATCACAGCGGATTTTTCCTGCGGTGAGCTCCCTTCACTTGAAGCCCTAAAGCTCCAAGGCTCATCCATCACCAGCCAAAGTCTTCAGGGCCTGCTGCACAATGCCAGAAACCTGAAAGAGCTTAACGCCTCTTACTGCAAAAATATTACAGAGCATTTTTCCTGCGGTGAGCTTGCTACCCTTGAAACAC from the Legionella geestiana genome contains:
- the pssA gene encoding CDP-diacylglycerol--serine O-phosphatidyltransferase produces the protein MKPSRDSHTGVYLLPNLFTTASLFAAFYSLVASLKGQYEPAIVAIFIGMVADGLDGRIARLTNTQSAFGAQYDSLSDMVTFGVAPPILMYSAFLNQLGKLGWLVAFLYTAAVALRLARFNTQLETADKRYFQGLACPPAAAVTASLVWVCQENNFQGFGVTVFVAVIAVLIALLMVSNVRYYSFKDVDFRGRVPFLHVLVMVILFIAIASHPALVLLSGFGLYAMSGPIQTLVAIQRVRRAARSRNRRGNKL
- a CDS encoding HPr family phosphocarrier protein; translation: MIQVTVTLINVLGLHARASAKFVATAARFQSSIEIRRGSQCVNGKSIMGVMMLAAPCGSELLLEIEGPDEEAMEKAIVALINNRFGEAE